The Arachis duranensis cultivar V14167 chromosome 2, aradu.V14167.gnm2.J7QH, whole genome shotgun sequence genome has a window encoding:
- the LOC107474604 gene encoding putative elongation factor TypA-like SVR3, chloroplastic yields the protein MEKISLTTTAHNCFFTSTLPKTSSFSSSLFASNQLLGLPLSSSSSSSASTNPRLRLVSRNAASCRTVKCSVSEAAEPLTASERRQLKRRGDVRNIAIVAHVDHGKTTLVDAMLKQTKVFRDNQFVQERIMDSNDLERERGITILSKNTSVSYHDTKINIIDTPGHSDFGGEVERILNMVEGILLVVDSVEGPMPQTRFVLKKALEFGHSVVVVVNKIDRPSARPDFVVNSTFELFIELNATDEQCDFQVIYASGIKGQAGLSPENLAEDLGPLFESIIRCIPGPRIDKDGALQMLVTNIEYDEHKGRIAIGRLQAGVLEKGMDVKVCTSEDSCRYGRVSELYVYDKFSRVPAESVEAGDICAVCGISDIQIGETIACKVSGKPLPSIKVEEPTVKMAFSINTSPFVGREGKYVTSRNLRDRLYRELERNLAMKVEDGETADTFIVSGRGTLHITILIENMRREGYEFMVGPPKVINKKVNDKLLEPYEIATVEVPEEHMGAVVELLGKRRGQMFDMEGVGSEGTTLLKYKIPTRGLLGLRNAILTASRGTAILNTIFDSYGPWAGDMSTRDQGSLVAFEDGTSSSYAIASSQERGQMFIGPGVDVYKGQIVGIHQRPGDLSLNVCKKKAATNIRSNKEQTVILDTPLDYSLDDCIEYIQEDELVEVTPQSIRMCKNPKLQKKTR from the exons ATGGAGAAGATTTCACTAACAACAACTGCTCATAACTGTTTCTTCACTTCTACACTTCCAAAGacatcttctttctcttcttctctattCGCCTCTAACCAGCTTCTTGGTCTTcccttatcttcttcttcttcttcttctgcgtCCACCAATCCCCGCCTCAGACTTGTTTCTAGAAACGCCGCTTCTTGCAGAACCGTCAAATGCTCTGTTTCTGAAGCCGCTGAACCCCTAACTG CTTCAGAGAGGAGGCAATTGAAGAGAAGAGGGGATGTAAGGAACATAGCAATTGTTGCTCATGTTGATCATGGAAAAACAACTCTAGTTGATGCCATGTTGAAACAGACAAAG GTGTTTCGTGATAATCAATTTGTGCAGGAAAGGATAATGGACTCAAATGATTTGGAGCGTGAGAGAGGAATCACAATATTGAGTAAAAATACATCGGTCTCCTATCATGACACAAAGATTAATATAATAGATACTCCTGGTCACTCTGATTTTGGAGGTGAAGTAGAGCGTATCCTGAACATGGTGGAAGGAATCCTTCTAGTG GTAGATTCTGTTGAAGGACCaatgccacagacaagatttGTCTTAAAGAAAGCATTAGAGTTTGGTCATTCAGTTGTTGTGGTTGTTAATAAGATAGACAGGCCATCTGCTCGCCCAGATTTTGTTGTCAATTCAACTTTTGAACTCTTCATTGAATTAAATGCAACAGATGAGCAG TGCGACTTTCAAGTAATATATGCAAGTGGTATAAAAGGACAAGCAGGGTTGTCTCCTGAGAATCTGGCAGAAGACCTTGGGCCATTGTTTGAGTCCATCATCAGATGCATCCCAGGACCAAGGATTGATAAAGATGGTGCTCTTCAAATGCTT GTCACAAATATTGAGTATGATGAACACAAAGGGCGTATAGCAATTGGGCGCTTGCAAGCTGGAGTTTTGGAAAAAGGCATGGATGTCAAG GTATGCACATCAGAAGATTCATGTAGATATGGAAGAGTTAGTGAGCTTTACGTGTATGATAAATTCAGTAGGGTCCCTGCAGAAAGTGTGGAGGCTGGTGATATATGTGCAGTATGCGGAATTAGTGATATTCAG ATTGGAGAGACAATTGCTTGTAAAGTGTCTGGAAAGCCACTACCTTCCATAAAGGTGGAGGAACCAACCGTGAAAATGGCTTTCTCCATAAACACTTCCCCTTTTGTTGGCCGCGAG GGAAAGTATGTTACGAGTAGGAACTTAAGGGACAGGCTTTATCGTGAACTTGAGCGAAACCTCGCCATGAAAGTTGAAGATGGTGAGACAGCAGATACATTCATTGTCAGTGGGCGTGGAACTTTGCATATCACCATACTGATTGAAAATAT GCGAAGAGAAGGATATGAATTCATGGTTGGCCCTCCTAAAGTTATCAACAAGAAAGTTAACGACAAATTGCTAGAACCATATGAG ATTGCAACTGTTGAGGTACCTGAAGAACATATGGGAGCTGTTGTTGAACTCCTTGGGAAGAGACGAGGGCAGATGTTTGATATGGAAGGAGTTGG ATCGGAGGGAACTACATTACTCAAATACAAGATCCCAACTCGTGGCCTCCTTGGATTACGGAATGCAATTTTAACTGCTTCCCGAGGGACAGCTATTCTCAATACTATCTTTGATAGCTATGGACCCTGGGCTGGTGACATGAGTACCCGGGATCAAGGCTCACTG GTTGCTTTTGAGGATGGAACAAGTTCTTCTTATGCAATCGCTAGTTCACAGGAAAGGGGACAGATGTTTATCGGTCCTGGAGTGGATGTTTATAAAGGTCAAATTGTTGGCATCCATCAGCGACCTGGGGACTTGTCATTGAATGTTTGCAAGAAAAAAGCTGCAACAAACATACGCTCCAACAAGGAACAAACAG TGATTCTTGATACACCCTTGGATTATAGTCTTGATGACTGCATCGAGTACATACAAGAAGATGAACTAGTAGAGGTTACTCCCCAAAGTATTCGAATGTGCAAGAATCCAAAGCTTCAGAAGAAAACAAGGTAG